The Cydia splendana chromosome 8, ilCydSple1.2, whole genome shotgun sequence genome contains a region encoding:
- the LOC134793005 gene encoding protein tiptop-like isoform X1 has product MRSKQQPRPSYRWLNTNENEEATSPDGVKERGEGDASPASPASRSPAPDADIEHSIPATLIQDPHAERESPRCLSRESSGAPRCPSNDSVYRAPLPLPAALTAALPAALLPPHSAAVAAYLGAAAAAAQQRLLMSCQEDMTDSERADALDFSTKRSDSPVDDDEDAVNLSKTPENGPLDLSVGTRKRGPEDSPSPVPTRKSSRTELKPSPVHWSTPVAPHLPYFAAAAAVAAASLSPKGGIPAEWNGRLKHGPTPSDATKALEKMSELSRLGGEELFRSVQSAALGAGLASNSAARHSAWQSHWLNKGADQTKDVLKCVWCKKSFNSLADLTVHMKEAKHCGVNVPVPPSTGAPMPPSLHPPSSSPSTPSHNSSSSSSSSKPSQSDLNLLIKENMPIPRKLVRGQDVWLGKGAEQTRQILKCMWCAESFRSLAEMTSHMQRTQHYTNIISQEQIISWKSSDEAKGSSASNAPNNPAPPTTGTSSHVSAVLTCKVCDQAFSSLKELSNHMVKNSHYKEHIMRSITESGGRRRQTREKRKKSLPVRKLLELERAQHEFKNGDGNGVPMGKPIRDFGAGSRISCEKCGDKIETAVFVEHIRQCIGAPMSNSQRNFLKSALLTNSIIPPDVPGHVTPTSRDGRKSINDELPSPGSAHHRSPSSVNDSSPSSKDPNASNDKSSSPSVLNAIEQLIEKSFDTRSRHTVPGMPGGASHAPIGSSILKRLGIDESVDYTKPLVDPQTMSMLRSYHHQQGYGRRERSGSESSSMSERGGSRVESLTPDRKLDAYHMTPRTTPDTRGSQTPASEDRPAEVRIKKEVTEDDDRENGVDLSSQPVRVKTEVDEDEEPPRPSSSHEDGKVVPKRESEGSSPAASPRSPASDRSGHTPGVDRKPASSLGALSSMFDNLASGGSSNEPSSSRRGGSHPLAALQKLCDKTETSTSRAPAPAPSPAGPPSILTFSWACNDAVVTDSIMKCALCDTPFVSKGAYRHHLSKMHFVKDSAMPEPVPMKATPPAGSPGAHKSGGSTAPSPQDPRSPSQAFDESPHSKFLKYTELAKQLSSKYV; this is encoded by the coding sequence GGAGAGCCCGCGATGTCTGTCGCGGGAGTCGTCCGGCGCGCCGCGCTGCCCCTCCAACGACTCCGTGTACCGCGCGCCGCTGCCCCTCCCCGCGGCGCTGACGGCCGCCCTCCCCGCGGCTCTGCTGCCCCCCCActccgccgccgtcgccgcgtATCTCGGCGCTGCCGCCGCCGCGGCCCAACAACGCCTCCTCATGTCATGCCAAGAAGACATGACGGATTCGGAGCGCGCCGACGCTTTAGACTTTAGCACGAAACGCAGCGACTCGCCCGTCGATGACGACGAAGATGCAGTTAATCTTAGTAAAACACCTGAAAATGGACCGTTAGATTTATCTGTTGGAACACGTAAAAGAGGACCGGAGGATTCGCCTTCGCCGGTACCGACGAGAAAAAGTTCGAGAACTGAACTTAAGCCAAGTCCAGTACATTGGAGCACACCGGTAGCCCCGCATTTGCCATATTTTGCGGCCGCAGCGGCTGTAGCTGCGGCTAGTCTGTCTCCGAAAGGCGGGATTCCGGCAGAGTGGAATGGAAGACTGAAGCACGGTCCGACACCGAGCGATGCGACGAAAGCGCTCGAGAAGATGAGCGAGCTCAGCCGACTGGGTGGCGAAGAGTTATTCCGATCTGTACAAAGCGCCGCTTTAGGCGCTGGCTTAGCTTCTAACTCAGCCGCCAGACACTCCGCCTGGCAGTCGCACTGGCTCAACAAAGGCGCTGATCAAACTAAAGACGTCCTAAAATGCGTTTGGTGCAAGAAAAGCTTCAACTCTCTCGCTGATCTAACAGTACATATGAAAGAAGCGAAGCATTGTGGCGTAAACGTCCCGGTTCCACCGTCGACTGGCGCTCCTATGCCGCCATCTTTGCACCCACCTTCGAGTTCGCCATCCACACCTTCGCACAACTCGTCTTCTTCGAGCAGTTCGTCGAAACCCAGTCAGAGCGATCTAAATTTACTCATAAAAGAAAACATGCCGATTCCGAGAAAGCTAGTCCGAGGCCAAGATGTCTGGCTTGGTAAAGGCGCGGAGCAGACTAGACAAATTTTAAAATGCATGTGGTGCGCAGAGAGTTTCCGCTCGCTAGCCGAAATGACGAGCCACATGCAGCGGACTCAACACTACACCAACATCATATCGCAAGAGCAGATTATCTCCTGGAAGTCCTCCGATGAAGCTAAAGGATCGAGCGCGAGCAACGCGCCCAATAATCCTGCTCCGCCGACGACAGGCACCAGTAGCCACGTCAGCGCCGTTTTAACGTGTAAGGTTTGCGACCAAGCATTTAGTTCCTTGAAAGAGTTAAGTAATCATATGGTTAAAAATTCACATTACAAAGAGCACATTATGAGATCTATCACAGAGAGCGGTGGTAGACGACGACAGACGCGCGAAAAACGAAAGAAGTCACTTCCAGTTAGAAAGCTGCTCGAGCTAGAGCGGGCGCAGCATGAGTTTAAAAACGGGGACGGCAACGGCGTACCTATGGGGAAACCGATTAGGGACTTCGGCGCAGGCAGCCGAATTTCTTGCGAAAAATGCGGCGATAAAATTGAGACTGCTGTGTTCGTTGAGCATATACGACAGTGCATAGGCGCGCCGATGTCTAATAGCCAAAGGAATTTTCTGAAGAGCGCGCTGCTCACTAATAGCATCATCCCCCCTGACGTGCCCGGGCATGTCACCCCCACCAGCCGCGACGGCCGTAAGAGCATCAACGACGAACTTCCCTCCCCTGGCTCAGCCCACCACCGCTCCCCCTCCTCCGTGAACGATTCTTCCCCGAGTTCCAAAGATCCCAACGCGAGCAACGACAAAAGCTCGTCGCCTTCGGTCCTCAACGCCATAGAACAATTGATAGAAAAGAGTTTCGACACACGATCCCGTCACACTGTCCCCGGGATGCCGGGCGGAGCTTCCCACGCTCCGATCGGTTCTAGCATTCTTAAAAGATTAGGCATAGATGAGAGCGTAGACTACACTAAACCGCTGGTAGACCCTCAAACGATGAGCATGCTTAGGAGCTATCACCATCAGCAGGGGTACGGGCGCCGCGAGCGCAGCGGGAGCGAGTCAAGCTCAATGTCCGAGCGAGGCGGCAGTCGGGTCGAATCCCTCACCCCTGACAGAAAACTAGACGCTTACCACATGACCCCACGCACCACTCCAGACACTCGCGGCTCCCAAACACCCGCCTCCGAAGACCGCCCCGCCGAAGTTAGGATAAAAAAAGAAGTAACTGAAGACGATGATCGTGAAAACGGGGTAGATTTGAGTAGTCAGCCGGTACGCGTCAAAACTGAGGTCGATGAGGACGAGGAGCCTCCTAGGCCGAGTAGTTCGCATGAGGACGGGAAAGTTGTCCCTAAACGTGAGAGCGAAGGATCCAGCCCCGCAGCTAGCCCTCGCAGCCCGGCCAGCGACCGCTCGGGACATACTCCGGGGGTAGATAGGAAGCCGGCTTCCAGTTTAGGCGCATTGTCTTCTATGTTCGATAATCTCGCTAGCGGAGGGTCTTCTAATGAGCCTAGCTCCTCGCGCCGCGGCGGCAGTCACCCTTTAGCCGCGCTCCAAAAGCTTTGCGATAAAACTGAAACTAGTACTTCCCGCGCGCCCGCCCCGGCTCCATCCCCCGCCGGTCCTCCGAGCATCCTCACATTCAGCTGGGCTTGCAACGATGCCGTCGTGACTGATTCCATCATGAAATGCGCTCTATGCGACACGCCATTCGTCTCCAAAGGGGCGTATCGGCATCACCTGTCCAAGATGCATTTCGTGAAGGACAGCGCTATGCCGGAACCGGTTCCGATGAAAGCCACCCCACCGGCCGGGTCTCCGGGGGCTCATAAAAGTGGGGGGTCGACTGCACCTTCCCCACAGGACCCGCGAAGCCCCTCGCAAGCCTTCGACGAGAGCCCACATTCAAAGTTCCTCAAGTACACGGAACTCGCGAAGCAGCTCTCCAGCAAATACGTGTAG
- the LOC134793005 gene encoding protein tiptop-like isoform X2 — translation MIVEADHVRESPRCLSRESSGAPRCPSNDSVYRAPLPLPAALTAALPAALLPPHSAAVAAYLGAAAAAAQQRLLMSCQEDMTDSERADALDFSTKRSDSPVDDDEDAVNLSKTPENGPLDLSVGTRKRGPEDSPSPVPTRKSSRTELKPSPVHWSTPVAPHLPYFAAAAAVAAASLSPKGGIPAEWNGRLKHGPTPSDATKALEKMSELSRLGGEELFRSVQSAALGAGLASNSAARHSAWQSHWLNKGADQTKDVLKCVWCKKSFNSLADLTVHMKEAKHCGVNVPVPPSTGAPMPPSLHPPSSSPSTPSHNSSSSSSSSKPSQSDLNLLIKENMPIPRKLVRGQDVWLGKGAEQTRQILKCMWCAESFRSLAEMTSHMQRTQHYTNIISQEQIISWKSSDEAKGSSASNAPNNPAPPTTGTSSHVSAVLTCKVCDQAFSSLKELSNHMVKNSHYKEHIMRSITESGGRRRQTREKRKKSLPVRKLLELERAQHEFKNGDGNGVPMGKPIRDFGAGSRISCEKCGDKIETAVFVEHIRQCIGAPMSNSQRNFLKSALLTNSIIPPDVPGHVTPTSRDGRKSINDELPSPGSAHHRSPSSVNDSSPSSKDPNASNDKSSSPSVLNAIEQLIEKSFDTRSRHTVPGMPGGASHAPIGSSILKRLGIDESVDYTKPLVDPQTMSMLRSYHHQQGYGRRERSGSESSSMSERGGSRVESLTPDRKLDAYHMTPRTTPDTRGSQTPASEDRPAEVRIKKEVTEDDDRENGVDLSSQPVRVKTEVDEDEEPPRPSSSHEDGKVVPKRESEGSSPAASPRSPASDRSGHTPGVDRKPASSLGALSSMFDNLASGGSSNEPSSSRRGGSHPLAALQKLCDKTETSTSRAPAPAPSPAGPPSILTFSWACNDAVVTDSIMKCALCDTPFVSKGAYRHHLSKMHFVKDSAMPEPVPMKATPPAGSPGAHKSGGSTAPSPQDPRSPSQAFDESPHSKFLKYTELAKQLSSKYV, via the exons ATGATTGTGGAAGCTGATCATGTGAG GGAGAGCCCGCGATGTCTGTCGCGGGAGTCGTCCGGCGCGCCGCGCTGCCCCTCCAACGACTCCGTGTACCGCGCGCCGCTGCCCCTCCCCGCGGCGCTGACGGCCGCCCTCCCCGCGGCTCTGCTGCCCCCCCActccgccgccgtcgccgcgtATCTCGGCGCTGCCGCCGCCGCGGCCCAACAACGCCTCCTCATGTCATGCCAAGAAGACATGACGGATTCGGAGCGCGCCGACGCTTTAGACTTTAGCACGAAACGCAGCGACTCGCCCGTCGATGACGACGAAGATGCAGTTAATCTTAGTAAAACACCTGAAAATGGACCGTTAGATTTATCTGTTGGAACACGTAAAAGAGGACCGGAGGATTCGCCTTCGCCGGTACCGACGAGAAAAAGTTCGAGAACTGAACTTAAGCCAAGTCCAGTACATTGGAGCACACCGGTAGCCCCGCATTTGCCATATTTTGCGGCCGCAGCGGCTGTAGCTGCGGCTAGTCTGTCTCCGAAAGGCGGGATTCCGGCAGAGTGGAATGGAAGACTGAAGCACGGTCCGACACCGAGCGATGCGACGAAAGCGCTCGAGAAGATGAGCGAGCTCAGCCGACTGGGTGGCGAAGAGTTATTCCGATCTGTACAAAGCGCCGCTTTAGGCGCTGGCTTAGCTTCTAACTCAGCCGCCAGACACTCCGCCTGGCAGTCGCACTGGCTCAACAAAGGCGCTGATCAAACTAAAGACGTCCTAAAATGCGTTTGGTGCAAGAAAAGCTTCAACTCTCTCGCTGATCTAACAGTACATATGAAAGAAGCGAAGCATTGTGGCGTAAACGTCCCGGTTCCACCGTCGACTGGCGCTCCTATGCCGCCATCTTTGCACCCACCTTCGAGTTCGCCATCCACACCTTCGCACAACTCGTCTTCTTCGAGCAGTTCGTCGAAACCCAGTCAGAGCGATCTAAATTTACTCATAAAAGAAAACATGCCGATTCCGAGAAAGCTAGTCCGAGGCCAAGATGTCTGGCTTGGTAAAGGCGCGGAGCAGACTAGACAAATTTTAAAATGCATGTGGTGCGCAGAGAGTTTCCGCTCGCTAGCCGAAATGACGAGCCACATGCAGCGGACTCAACACTACACCAACATCATATCGCAAGAGCAGATTATCTCCTGGAAGTCCTCCGATGAAGCTAAAGGATCGAGCGCGAGCAACGCGCCCAATAATCCTGCTCCGCCGACGACAGGCACCAGTAGCCACGTCAGCGCCGTTTTAACGTGTAAGGTTTGCGACCAAGCATTTAGTTCCTTGAAAGAGTTAAGTAATCATATGGTTAAAAATTCACATTACAAAGAGCACATTATGAGATCTATCACAGAGAGCGGTGGTAGACGACGACAGACGCGCGAAAAACGAAAGAAGTCACTTCCAGTTAGAAAGCTGCTCGAGCTAGAGCGGGCGCAGCATGAGTTTAAAAACGGGGACGGCAACGGCGTACCTATGGGGAAACCGATTAGGGACTTCGGCGCAGGCAGCCGAATTTCTTGCGAAAAATGCGGCGATAAAATTGAGACTGCTGTGTTCGTTGAGCATATACGACAGTGCATAGGCGCGCCGATGTCTAATAGCCAAAGGAATTTTCTGAAGAGCGCGCTGCTCACTAATAGCATCATCCCCCCTGACGTGCCCGGGCATGTCACCCCCACCAGCCGCGACGGCCGTAAGAGCATCAACGACGAACTTCCCTCCCCTGGCTCAGCCCACCACCGCTCCCCCTCCTCCGTGAACGATTCTTCCCCGAGTTCCAAAGATCCCAACGCGAGCAACGACAAAAGCTCGTCGCCTTCGGTCCTCAACGCCATAGAACAATTGATAGAAAAGAGTTTCGACACACGATCCCGTCACACTGTCCCCGGGATGCCGGGCGGAGCTTCCCACGCTCCGATCGGTTCTAGCATTCTTAAAAGATTAGGCATAGATGAGAGCGTAGACTACACTAAACCGCTGGTAGACCCTCAAACGATGAGCATGCTTAGGAGCTATCACCATCAGCAGGGGTACGGGCGCCGCGAGCGCAGCGGGAGCGAGTCAAGCTCAATGTCCGAGCGAGGCGGCAGTCGGGTCGAATCCCTCACCCCTGACAGAAAACTAGACGCTTACCACATGACCCCACGCACCACTCCAGACACTCGCGGCTCCCAAACACCCGCCTCCGAAGACCGCCCCGCCGAAGTTAGGATAAAAAAAGAAGTAACTGAAGACGATGATCGTGAAAACGGGGTAGATTTGAGTAGTCAGCCGGTACGCGTCAAAACTGAGGTCGATGAGGACGAGGAGCCTCCTAGGCCGAGTAGTTCGCATGAGGACGGGAAAGTTGTCCCTAAACGTGAGAGCGAAGGATCCAGCCCCGCAGCTAGCCCTCGCAGCCCGGCCAGCGACCGCTCGGGACATACTCCGGGGGTAGATAGGAAGCCGGCTTCCAGTTTAGGCGCATTGTCTTCTATGTTCGATAATCTCGCTAGCGGAGGGTCTTCTAATGAGCCTAGCTCCTCGCGCCGCGGCGGCAGTCACCCTTTAGCCGCGCTCCAAAAGCTTTGCGATAAAACTGAAACTAGTACTTCCCGCGCGCCCGCCCCGGCTCCATCCCCCGCCGGTCCTCCGAGCATCCTCACATTCAGCTGGGCTTGCAACGATGCCGTCGTGACTGATTCCATCATGAAATGCGCTCTATGCGACACGCCATTCGTCTCCAAAGGGGCGTATCGGCATCACCTGTCCAAGATGCATTTCGTGAAGGACAGCGCTATGCCGGAACCGGTTCCGATGAAAGCCACCCCACCGGCCGGGTCTCCGGGGGCTCATAAAAGTGGGGGGTCGACTGCACCTTCCCCACAGGACCCGCGAAGCCCCTCGCAAGCCTTCGACGAGAGCCCACATTCAAAGTTCCTCAAGTACACGGAACTCGCGAAGCAGCTCTCCAGCAAATACGTGTAG